The genomic segment TTTCAGATTTCATGGCCTTAGACATACATTTGCATCATATCTGGCAAGTTCTGGAAAAGTTGATCTGTATACCTTGCAAAAGTTGCTGAACCATCAGAGTCCACAAATGACACAGAGATATGCTCATCTTTTAGACCATGCTTTGAGGCGTGGAGCCAATGTGGCAGATGAAGTGTTCGGTAATATACAATAATTGCAACTTGTGAGACATATATAGTATGGTTGCATTTCTATACTCTAATAGCCAAAATTTCGGTCAAAGATTAAAATTCAAGTTTCAACTGCTTTACCATAACCTCTTCCAAATATATCACATAAATTCATTCCCTCTTGCTGAAAAAAGCTCTATCAGATAAATTAAATGAAACAACCATTACTGAAATAGACACAAAAAGGCATGATTATATTTTCCGGAATTTAAGCAGATGAAAATCAAAATTTTTTATAAACAAAGGTAATAACAGCGTGCCCACGATAATTACACATGCAGTTGTCGGAATTGCTTCAGGGAAAACAATTGCAATTGAGAAAAAAACATTCCTGTTTTGGACCCTGTCAGGGATTTGTCCCATTCTTCCCGACGCTGATGTTATCGCATTTGGATTGGCTATTCCATACGGTCATTTTTTCGGGCACAGGGGATTTTTTCATTCTCCTTTTTTTGCACTGATATTGAGCCTGATTATCTCTCTGGCATTTTATCGTGAGAAAGCTTTTTCAAAATCATGGTGGGGGCTCCTGTTTTATTTTTTCATCATCACCGCATCACACGGAATTCTTGATGCTTTCACAAACGGAGGTCTGGGAATAGCCCTGCTTTCCCCTTTTGATAATACGAGATATTTTTTACCATACACACCTGTTGAAGTATCGCCCATAGGTGCAGGGGCATTTTTTACCGAAAGGGGGCTGACGGTGTTGCTCAGTGAAATTAAATGGATATGGACGCCGATATTGATCCTTTGTATTTCATTAATAATTTTCAGGGAAATATTAGAAAACTTCATCCGTATCAAGAAAGTACAAAGCAGATTATCTCAAAAAAAATAGGGAAACTCATGATGAAATCACCAATAATAGAGGCAATTCAATGGGGAAGCATGAAACTTGAAGGTTATCCTTCTGGCAGAGATTTTATGATATACCCCGGTGGAGCTAAGTCCTGGGATTGGAACGAAAGCAATACAAGCCATGAAAAG from the Desulfonema limicola genome contains:
- a CDS encoding metal-dependent hydrolase → MPTIITHAVVGIASGKTIAIEKKTFLFWTLSGICPILPDADVIAFGLAIPYGHFFGHRGFFHSPFFALILSLIISLAFYREKAFSKSWWGLLFYFFIITASHGILDAFTNGGLGIALLSPFDNTRYFLPYTPVEVSPIGAGAFFTERGLTVLLSEIKWIWTPILILCISLIIFREILENFIRIKKVQSRLSQKK